The Brienomyrus brachyistius isolate T26 chromosome 9, BBRACH_0.4, whole genome shotgun sequence genome contains the following window.
GCTCATCCAAGGTAATCTTTTACCAGCTTTCTTAATGTTGTCCGTGCTAACTAGCTGGCTATTTGTACTTGTGGTTTGGGCtactagctagctagctagttagcttaAACCGGGCATCTTTTTTGGACACTCAATAAAGCGCATTTCCAGTATGTCGAAAACCTACGAGTCACGAAGAAGTGAGAGTTGTTTGAAGTACCCCCTCAGTTGTTTTCGgcttattttataataatcGTTATGCTTTGCGTGGTTACAtttgttaataaataaataaataaggagaAGTTCGGCTTTCGGGCTGTTCGCTAAGCCGGTTTCGTGCCTCTTGTTTGTGAAGCTGCTTGTTGTTCATCGTTAAAGTTAAGCTGCAATTTTGTTTTTTTCGGCTTTAAGCGGCCATGTGGTTGTAACCGAGGAGTAGCGATTTTAGGCGCCAGTTAACTGCGGTTTTGGGTCAGTTTAATGTGTTGACGACCAGCCCAGGCCTAACCGGTCCGCCCTGCGTGACCGTAAGCCGGGGACGGTTTTGGTGCGGAAACCAGCCTGGTGTCAATGTGTTGTAGGAGGCGGGCTTGCCGTACCGACCGGGGCCACCTGGCGTGCCCGAGTTGTGCCTGGATATATCCGTGCCGGGTTGAATTCCGGCCGGGCTGAAAGCGCGACATGCCCGCGCGGACCGAAAGCGGACCGGCGCCTGTACCGGCTGCGGCCTACCTGCCGCCTCACGTGTAGACAAGCAGAGCCGATCTAAAACAGCACACTCCGGAGAAGCCGGAACCGCAGCTCCTGCCACCGTATACACATTGTAGCTCAAATTCTTTCAATCGGAATGGTCAGATTTTTTTAATCATTGGCGGAATCAGAGACAGAGCCAAAAGAGTCGCATTTCCTTATTAAACTGCCATAGTTTGAAAGTAAGATGATCGGGTCGGCCCGGGGCACCGACCGGTTAGCCGGCTTGGTGGAGCACAATGGACTGGCTAACCGGCTGCGGTACCATCCCGATATGAAAGCATACGGGATCGTATGGGATGTCAATGTATTTGTCTCGATGATCATGTGTGGCGTGTAGAAGAGCTCAGATCACGGAAAGCACAATGCTTTTTCTGTCAAACCATTTCTTTTTTCCTGCTCAAGTTGATTTCCGTTTCGGCTCCGTAATGCACACGTAAAGCGCAGTAAATGGCTGTGCGCCGCGCCGCTCTCGCTCACGTAGAGCGCATCAAATGCCGTGTGCAACGCAAGCCGAGCCGGCTCAACAGCCCCCCGTTGTCCCTTTACATGGCCGGCCGCTGATGTGCATTTTTGCTTACTGTTTTTATTGCTTTTAACTCCCATTCTCGGGGCTTCATCTCTACACCCGCTTTTTGGGACGGATGGATGGTGGAAGCGGGCACAATATAACGATAAGATCTCATCCCAGTCTCCGGTTTTGAATATTTTTCCGTGGTACTGTGTTAAACTAATCATTATACACTGAAATGCCTTTACTGGGACGTTCAGCTATATGTAAACGTACACATATGGGGTTTATTTTAAAGTAATTTGAAAAGGACTGTAATGATGGTCTATTAAATCGTAACTGATTTTTTGATTTTTCTCCTAAACGCCTACTTTAGTGTGTCGAGGTATGCATGCAGTCGCAGTTGGTGGCATTTACTAAGTATATATAGCTTTTCTTATGCATGGTGTAATCTGAATCACTGCATTTTATTAAAGTAGATTTTGTGTGACGGGGAAACTTCAGTGTCACGCTCCACGTACCTGCATTGTGGGATATTCAATATCTGTAGCTGCGTGGCCACATTAGGGTTTAAAAGTACCTCTAGACTGCAATGCAGCAGTATGAGTGCTAATAAGGCCTGAGTGTAGTAATCTTTGCTGTCTGGGGAGGTGCATTGGTCATTAAGTTGGTATTGCTGTGTCTACTTGTGATCAATGGCAGATGACGATGACTTGGATGAGGAAATGTCAGATGGCGATGCGCCAAAGGTGAAGAAAAAGAAGAAGGCCAAGAGGAGCCGCGAGAGCAAGAGTGGCAAACGGCAGAGAGTTCGTCGTGAGGTGCTGGAACCCTCCTCTACCGTGGTGTCTGTCCTGTGTGCGCCACCTTAAGATGCTGTTTCTAGCTCGCATGTTTGTGGTGCTGGTTCTGTGTGCCAGAGGTCATACATGACTGTCTTTTCCCCCTTTCTTTGTTTCTGCTTAACCTcacttttttttactttttcctcTGCTCCTGTTTTCTGGATgcatctttgtgtgtgtgtgtgtgtgtatgtgtgtgtgtggtgtgtgatgCCTTCAAGACACAGATAGATAGTTGCATTGAATCTATAACACTAGCAAACAAGATACATGGTTAAATACCCTTTCTCTTAACTGTTTATGCCCATGATTGAcatttgattattattattatttttttttttttaccttttcttGAATAACCAGTTAATCCCATGCACGTGGTTAGTCCACTTAAACTCGGAGTGTGTAGACTAGCACACAATCTCTCACACTGCCCTTCACACATGCCTGGAAGAGGGTGCTGTCCACTTGCTTGCCCCCATAGCCCTGTAGGTGACCAGCAGACTGTAGACGTCACTTTGCACCAATGACAGACGGCAGTACTCGGAGCTCCAGCTCAATGGAGATGAGTTCTCAGGCTCCTCAGTGTGATGGAGGCAGGCTTCCCTCTGTAGGGTTCATTGTGTTATGGGTTTGATTGCTGCCTCTtggctggctgtgtgtgtggttgtgtggtCTTGTTTGCATGAGTGTCCTCTGGCACCCCAGTATCctcctttggaaaaaaagcttgtAGTGCAGGTGAATGGGTGTCTCAATTGCCCTTGGTGCCTCATTGAGGCCTGGCATCCATTCCAGGGTTTTCTCTACCCCAAGCTTCAGGTTAACTTGACTTTGTAATGGATAAGTGTTGATGGTTGAATGAATGCTTATGTCTGGGAAGTTTCAAGATTTACACGCAAAACTAGTCTTATTTTGCATTGTTGTGCGATGGACTGTATTAGCAATTTAGTTTAATAGTGTCAAGTAGTTAGTGTGCATGTATTTGTTTCTGACTGTGCTCGGCTTGTGTGGCACCTCAATGGTGGTTCCCATAGGACTTGGCGGGCAGCTCCCCAGAGGCAGTAGAAGGTCTCGATGCTGAAGACGGAGATGAGGAGGAAGGGGCTGGCGTCAGGTCAGACAGCGAGGGGAGCGATTATACTCCAggcaggaagaagaagaagcgagGGAGTTCGGCAAAGGAGAGGAAGAGGGGGACGAGTGGCGAGAGAGAGAAGATCTCAGGAAGCTCCAGCAACAAAAGCAAACGGAAAGAGCCCGAGCCGGAAGACGAGGAAGACGAAGATGATGACAACCAGGTTAGACCGGGCCATTGTCAAACCTAATGTCATCTGTGAAGGGTGCTGGATGTGGAAAATCCCTTAAATAACATGCTTGTTTATTCCAGGAGCCCAAGACCTCTGCCCAGCTGCTAGATGAATGGGGAATGGAAGACATTGACCATGTCTTCACACAGGAGGACTATGGCACCCTCACAAACTACAAAGCATTCAGCCAGTTTGTCAGGTATATCTATTTTTGAGTAGCAGATGGCTTGGAGGTTTAGGCCACAGACATCGTATTTGCAGATCCTGGCTTTCAAGAAGGGTTCTACTCTTGTATTCCTGAATGGCTGTTGCCTTTAGTTGGCCCAGTGAGAGATGGTTGCATTGGATAAAGCTTAAGTTGTTGTGGGAGTTAGAGTAAGTGATGAAGGTGATGTTGCCTCAGCGGGTTTGAATGGCACTCTTATGTTTGTTCGCTGCACAGGCCGCTCATCGCAGCCAAGAACCCCAAGATCGCCGTATCCAAGATGATGATGGTTTTGGGTGCTAAGTGGCGTGAGTTCAGCACCAACAACCCTCTGCGGGGCTCGGCCAGCGCCACAGCGGCCCTGGCAGCAGCCAATGTGGCTGCCGCCGTGGAGAGCATGGTGGCCAGTGGCACGGAAGTTGGGCCGGTCTCAGGGACAGTGGGCCTGGCCAGCACCACCCCGGTCGCCCCAGCTCCCGCCGCTGCAGCCCAACCTCAGGTTCCCCCTGTGGCTCCGTTGCGCAAGGCCAAGACCAAGGAGGGCAAAGGTAGGGGCCAGAAAGCAGGCCGGCAATCACTTTGCCATTGCAGAGGGTTTTGGGTGAACAGATTTGCAACTGGGCTTTTGTGTCCTCAGGTCCAAACGCGCGCAAAAAACCAAAAGCTCCCCCCAAGCCTCCAGAGAAGAAGGTGAAAACCAAGAAGGTGGCCCCGCTGAAGATCAAATTGGGAGGCTTCAACAGCAACAAGAGGAAGCGCTCTTCGGTCAGCACCGTCCCCAGCCAGTGGTCTCTTGGCCATGGCTTCTCAGGCTGCATgttactaaccccccccccccaccccgttccCACAGAGTGAAGAAGATGAGGTGGACGTGGACAGTGACTTTGACGACGGCAGCTTGAACagtttctctgtgtctgatgGGTCCAACAGCCGCAGTAGCCGCTCAAAGAAAAAAAGCAAGACAtctaagaagaagaagaaaggtCGGTCCTCTTGACAGGGCGTCGTCACCGAAATGGCTCTACATCATGTGACGCCCCTCCTTTAATCCTTGTGTTCTCTCTTGGCAGAAGAGGATGGCGATGGCTATGAGACGGACCACCAGGACTACTGCGAAGTCTGTCAGCAGGGGGGCGAAATCATCCTTTGCGACACGTGCCCCCGCGCATATCACATGGTCTGCCTGGATCCCGATATGGAGAAGGCTCCCGAGGGCAAGTGGAGCTGTCCCCACTGCGTGAGTCACCTGGTTCTGCCATGCGGCCGGTTGTTTTTACCCCCTCATACTGCCTGAGCAGGGTTAGGTTGGTTCTAGGGTCAGCCCATCTGCTGTCTGGAAGCCCGGTGCCCATTTTGATTTCCCTGTGTTTCTCCACCAGGAGAAGGAGGGAGTGCAGTGGGAGGCGAGGGAGGACGGCTCAGAAGGGGAGGAGGATAACGAGGGGGAGGGCCGCAGGGACGGAGGCGACACTGAGGAAGATGACCACCACATGGAGTTCTGCCGCGTTTGCAAAGACGGTGGGGAACTGCTGTGCTGTGACTCCTGCCCCTCGTCCTACCACATCCACTGCCTGAACCCTCCCCTGCCTGAGATCCCCAATGGCGAGTGGATCTGCCCCCGCTGCACTGTGagttggctggggggggggacagcccaCATTAGTCAACGATGGATGAACCAGAGTATTTAACTGATTCATGTAGCAGTGGCCTCCATGTTGGATGTCATGTCAGGATTACATTGCTCCTTTTTTAGTGTCCACCCATGAAGGGAAAAGTCCAGAAGATCCTGACTTGGCGCTGGAgagagcccccacccccaaccccagtGCCCCGACCTCCCAACCTTCCTGACGACGCCCCCGATCCTGCCCCTCTGGCTGGCCGCCCGGAGAGGGAATTCTTTGTCAAATGGAGCAATATGTCCTACTGGCACTGCTCTTGGGTTTCTGAGCTACAGGTAAACACTCGCAGTTACCCTGGGATATGGATGGCTGCTGCACACGGATCCGTACAAGAATGCTTGATATCCACATATGAATTCTTGTGAATTCGGTACATAACCCatcaaatctgtgtgtgtagtCACCTGGCCTTTTTTACTGCACACGTTTCTGTCCATATGGAGATACATATATTAACCCAGGTTTCCTTACCTTGCGTAGTTGGAGCTGCACTGTCAGGTGATGTTCCGGAACTATCAGCGCAAGAATGATATGGACGAGCCCCCACCTGTGGACTTCGGTGGCGAGGGGGATGAGGATAAAAGCACTAAAAGGAAGAACAAGGACCCGTATTTTGCTCAGATGGAGGAGAGGTTCTATCGCTTTGGCATCAAGATGGAATGGATGATGATTCACCGCATCCTGAATCACAGGTAATCAGTGTGTCTGCAAGCCAGGGTCGCCCTGCTGGGACTGACATACATTATCCAGCAGCACTCCAAACCTGCTACGTGCTGCCAGCCGTGAGTAGCGTGTCCTTGCCAAGATATTTTTCACGAGGCATGaaattttggggggtggggttgcaATTCTTGGAATGTTTCTCATTCACCATCAGAACTTTGTATCAATTTACATGAGTGCGTGCCTGACTGAGCGAATCTCCTCTGCAGTGTCGATAAGAAGAATAATATTCATTACTTGATCAAGTGGCGGGATTTGCCATATGATCAGGCATCCTGGGAGAGTGAGGACATGGATATCCAGGAGTATGATGCCTACAAGCTGATGTACTGGAATCACAGGTACGCAGGCCTTCTGCACAGCTCAGTGATTGATGTGGTGATGCGTTTTTAATCCCACTGTTCTCGTTGGACTCCGAGACTTTACATTCAGTGAGCAGAACTGACATTGTGTTGTCAGTAGattaatgctgtctgtctgtgtaggtGTTCTAGATGTTGGTAAATGGGTCAGTAATTAATGTCATATAATTAAACTTCTCACCTTGCCTGTCTCATCCTATTGCTTGTAAGGGAGCTCATGATGGGAGATGACGGTAGACCCAGCAAGAAGCTGAAGATGAAGCTAAGCAGAATTAAGAAGCTGGACCGGCCTCCTGCGAATCCCGTCGTGGACGTAAGTGTACAGCGTCCATGTCAGTGTTTGTCTGCAGCCACCATAACCTTGTCCTGTACGCCGGAGTCGATATCGTATTGCCATACTGAGAATTTTAAAATGGAATGATTCTATCATTTTGCCAATTTCAGTATTTGAAAATGTGCTGTCAGTCCACTGCTCTCATCAAAAACACTAAAGTTACATAGTGGGTGCGCCGGATCTGTGCTTTGGTGAGGGAGACTGTCACACTCGTGTCACACGGCTCTTGTGAGGAGAAGCTACATAAATGGAGGATTGCCCTTAGCCCACCTCTAGCTGGTAAGCAGGGCAGCATGAAGTGAAAGGGcattatttttgttataaacTGACCAAGAAAGGTGAGCTCCCCAGAGCCAACAGCCTCACTATGCCAGTGTGGGTACAAGGAGGGAACTCATCTAAACTGGCAAAGTATCTGTCGCTCACCCTGATTTATATATGGAGTTTAAAGGTTATTGGGTGTGGATGATGAAAGGTGTAAGGTGCATGACAGTGGCGTAATTTAGTGGTTAATTTTGAGTTTCATGTTTGTTTTACATTCATCTTCAGCCTACATGGATGCTCATTCATATCCCTTTCTCCGGTGATTGGAAAAAGTAGGCTAGGATAAATGATTAACAGTGGACATAAACTAATGTTAGGTTTACATTTATTACCAGTGAGATATTGTAACTGCTGAGGCTACATCAACTACCAGAATCTCTGCATTCAGTGGAGTTTAATTGATCCATGTGTGTTTCACTGATAATGTTAAAACTATTTTATAGGATACTGCTGTTGGTTTAAGTCTTAATATTTAaataggaatcatttttacagtTTCGATTTTGGTATTGATACCAGGGTATCAGTGTTTGTATTGGTATTGAAGTTGCAGTTTTGATATCGATCCAACTCTAGCCCACCATCAAGTTCGAGAGGCAGCCAGAATACCTGGACAGCACCGGTGGCACGCTGCACCCCTACCAGCTGGAGGGGCTCAACTGGCTGCGGTTCTCCTGGGCCCAGGGCACCGATACCATTCTGGCCGACGAGATGGGGCTGGGCAAGACGGTCCAGACCGCGGTTTTCCTTTACTCGCTCTACAAGGAGGTATGTATGCCTATGGGAGTGTCAGGTGGTAGCTGCGGAACGTGGGGTTGTCTTAAAATTCTCATTGGTTATCCTTATAATTAAGCATGcaagtgtaagtgtgtgtgtgtttgtttgtccaGCCTTCCTGTCCCCGTCTGTTAGCATTAGCGGGATGACGGACAGGCAGGGACGCACAGTGACTCTGTCCAATAAAGGGGAAAATTCCAAAGTCAGGACTTTATCCTAAAGGCAGGACAGAACACTTGCCAGAATTACTTTTCCCTTTGGTTCTAGATTAGTGCCACTGCCCTCTTCCCCCCCCATGGCATTTCCCCATTCATGGCTGTTCCGATATCAGTTTGTTCTTGCGCTGCCTTTGGTTGCATGTTAGATTCTTCTCATTCTCCCCCAGGGTCACTCCAAAGGCCCATTTCTGGTGAGCGCACCTCTGTCCACAATCATTAACTGGGAGCGAGAGTTTGAGATGTGGGCCCCGGACATGTACGTGGTAACGTATGTGGGCGACAAGGATAGCCGAGCTGTTATCCGCGAGAATGAATTCACCTTTGAGGACAATGCCATCCGGGGTGGGAAGAAGGCCTCCCGAATGAAGGTAAGCATGTGAGGACTGGTGAAGGTCAGCCCCATGATTCACTTTGTTAGATTTTCACATGTTGGTTTCAGTCGCATTATGCTGGTGTTTTTGTCAATGCTGATGCAGCTTAATGAATATCAGTCCATTGCTCTCACCCTGCAGAAAGAGGCATCTGTGAAGTTTCATGTGCTGCTGACCTCCTATGAGCTGATCACCATCGACATGGCCATCCTTGGCTCTATCCAGTGGGCCTGTCTGGTTGTTGATGAGGCCCACAGGCTCAAGAACAACCAGTCGAAGGTAACCACTTGCAATCGGTGTCTTCAGCATGAGTATGGTGCCCATTGACCCAGGAGCTGAAAGATTTCACTGAGAACCTTCTTTTCCTTGGCGCAGTTCTTCAGGGTGCTCAATAACTACCATCTCCAACACAAGCTGCTGTTGACTGGAACTCCGCTGCAGAACAACTTGGAGGAGCTCTTCCACCTCCTTAACTTCCTCACCCCAGAGAGATTCAAGTCAGTACAGCTTTGTCTGGTCTCTTTCCTGGCTGTACTCCCATATTTCTCTTTGAAGATGTTGGTCAAACTGATTGGCTAAATGGTGTTTAGTTGCATTCTGAAAGCATCTGGTAGTGATGATGAGTCACAAGCGTCTCGAGTGGATTCCTGGACAGTTCTAGGAGAAGAGGTGGATGCTCTCTCCTAGTGTCACGTATGTTTCTAATGTCAAGCTGTTAAAAATGTGTGTCTGCTTGACCTCGCCCAGTAACCTGGAGGGCTTCCTGGAGGAGTTCGCTGATATCGCCAAGGAGGACCAGATCAAGAAGCTGCACGACATGCTGGGGCCTCACATGCTGCGTAGGCTGAAGGCCGACGTGTTCAAGAACATGCCGTCCAAGACGGAGCTGATCGTGCGCGTGGAGCTCAGCCCCATGCAGAAGTGAGTGCAGCAATAGCTGgttcctttgggggggggcacttgtcTTTAAGTTTCTGTTAATCTTATTAATGGTTCCCCCCCCTGCAGGAAGTACTACAAGTTCATCTTGACACGCAACTTTGAGGCTCTGAACACTCGTGGAGGAGGCAACCAGGTGTCTTTGCTTAATGTGGTGATGGACCTGAAGAAATGCTGCAACCACCCCTACCTCTTCCCGGCGGCTGCCATGGTATGGGGGCCTCCCAAGGGGGTCGTAGCGGGGAAACTTGGTGTTGAAGGTCATAGTTCAACTTGAGCCCCATGGATTAGTTGAAGAAAAGGATCAAGAATTTTtatgagcttttttttttttttaagtaatacgTAACTGTATGGACGTTCTGTGATTTGGCTGACAGGAAGCCCCGAAAATGCCCAATGGGATGTATGATGGCAGTGCCCTGACCAAGGCGGCCGGGAAACTCATGCTGCTGCACAAGATGCTGAAGAAGTTGAAGGAGGGGGGGCACAGAGTGCTCATCTTCTCTCAGGTGGGGGCTCATGTGTGGTCACTTGTCTTATGCTCTTCCTCTGAGAAAATTCCCACTATGCGTTGGAGTACTCATACCTCCTTTTATTTTCCCAGATGACTAAGATGTTGGACTTGCTGGAAGACTTTCTAGAGAACGAGGGATATAAGTATGAAAGGATTGATGGAGGTGTCACTGGAGGAATGAGGCAGGAGGCTATTGATAGGTTTAACGGTGAGACTTGGTTTGGTTGGATGGGTGGTTTGGGCTCTTGATGGCATGCTGCAGGTAGGTTGACCATCTTGTCTAGTGGTAAATGTCAtctctctccctccatcttgctctaGCTCCTGGagctccccagtttgctttcctGCTCTCGACCAGGGCGGGAGGCCTGGGTATCAACCTGGCCACCGCTGACACCGTCATCATTTATGACTCGGACTGGAACCCTCACAATGACATTCAGGTATGACACCTCACTGCGTTCTATGTAGTCTGGACCTCATTCAATCGACTGCATCCTCATCTGCTGTTCTCCTTTAGGCATTCAGCAGAGCGCATCGTATAGGTCAAAACAAGAAAGTGATGATCTATCGCTTTGTCACCAAGGCCTCTGTGGAGGAAAGGATCACTCAGGTCAGCATTGTCAACTACTTCTGTTTTTAGAGTGGAGTTCTTCTAGATGGCTTCTTTACGATCTGGGAAGCTTATAGGATTGACTGTGGTCATATTTAACATGCAGTAACCATCCCCCACCCTCACTATAGGTAGCAAAGAAGAAGATGATGCTGACCCACTTGGTGGTGAGGCCAGGTTTGGGTTCCAAGACAGGCTCCATGTCTAAGCAGGAGCTGGATGACATCCTTAAGTTTGGCACAGAGGAACTTTTCAAAGATGAGATTGGCGAAGGTGAGACTTTGAGGGTCACCTGTGCTGTCTGCCTGGCCCTTCTCACTTTGCTGTTTGCCAGTGATGGATAGACGTCTATATTTATAAAGATTACCTTTGGGCAGAGAGGGATTCCTTCTATAGGAAGTACACGCAGTAGGCGCTTCGATTTATTTTAAAAGGTAATCGATTGTCTTCCCACCGTTTCCCTTAGGGGACAATAAGGAGGAGGACAGCAGTGTGATTCACTATGACGACAAGGCCATCGAACGGCTGCTTGACCGCAACCAGGATGCCACGGACGACACAGAGATCCAGAGCATGAACGAATACCTCAGCTCCTTCAAGGTCGCCCAATAcgtggtgaaagatgaggatgaggaagtgagtgCCTGACTACTCCTCCGAGCATATTCAGGGCTTTAGCACAAACTTTGGAAGCCTCTGGCTTCAGTAGGGCGTACCGTCACTAATGCTAATTTCTGTCAACTTATGGATGAGCTAATCGAAGCCCTAGCTAGTCAAAGGTTACATGGAAAGGAAAGTCCAGAGTCGCTGTGGGTTGGTCTTCTGGAGATCATCTCGTCAGCCACCTTGAGCTAACACCACCTGTAAATGGTCCTGGCCTGTGTGGGGTACTCATCAGCCTCAAGatcctgttttcttttttccccatccatcctttttgtctctgcCCCATGCTCCTCTCCTTCTGACGTTCCTCCAAGGAGGAGGAAGTTCAGCGTGAGATCATCAAGCAGGAGGAGAGCGTGGACCCCGACTACTGGGAAAAGCTCCTGCGTCACCACTACGAGCAGCAGCAGGAGGACCTGGCGCGCAACCTGGGCAAGGGCAAGCGCATCCGCAAGCAGGTCAACTACAACGACGGCTCGCAGGAGGACCGAGGTAGTAGGCGGGGTACAGAAAACGCAGCGCGTTATTACTAccttttttctgtgtgtgtgagtgtatgtgtgtgtgtcccttctGTGAGTGCAAGATACGGTGCTGGAAGGCACCAAAGAGCAGGGTAACGTCACAATGGATCAAATTCCTCAAGACCTGAAGACGATCTGTTTCTGTAGTCTGCATTAACAAAGATGCACTTTCAGGTACAATTTGATCCATTAACCTGCCTGGGGATTGTCCTCCATTGTGGACTTTGCATCCATGTCCTGTCTCGCACTGTCCTGTCCTGCAGGCTGATTAGTGGGAATGGGGTGCTGTGTGGGGCATTCTTTGTTGGTGTTATTCAACTGCTTCTTGGTTAATtggtgcctttttttttttttttgtggtgctgtctctttttttttaaaaatttttttttattgtttcacttcTATCCATGACTATTAACACTTGCTGCTGAGGTTAACTCTGTTCTCTTCTGGCCCCCTAGACTGGCAGGATGACCAATCGGACAACCAGTCTGATTATTCCGTGGCATCGGAAGAGGGTGATGAGGACTTTGACGAGCGGTCGGAGGGTTAGTCAAGCAAGTCCGGCGTCCATCACGCACGTAACACTGAGTGGTGCTGCTTTGGCTGACAGCTTTGCGGTCTGGCCCTTTTAGGGAACTCGCGCAGACCCAGCAGGAAGGGCCTGAGGAATGACAAGGACAAACCACTgccccccctgctggccagaGTTGGTGGCAACATTGAGGTCAGTTGCTTGTCTCTTGTATTCATATTTGCCATTTTAGATGTGCAGACTGACTGTGTAGGTAAGAGCCTAAAAGTTAAGAGTAAAAATTTCTCTTCCCCTCTTAAGGTACTGGGCTTCAACGCCCGTCAGAGGAAAGCCTTCTTGAATGCAGTGATGCGTTATGGGATGCCCCCCCAAGATGCCTTCACCACACAGTGGCTGGTCAGGGACCTGCGAGGGAAATCCGAGAAGGAGTTCAAGTGAGTAGCTCCTTCGTTGCTGTCCCTCCCTAAGATGGCTATGTTGTCTTCTATTcatgccgtctctctctctctctctctctctctctctctctctctccctccctgccaGGGCCTATGTATCTCTCTTCATGCGTCACCTGTGTGAACCTGGCGCAGATGGGGCGGAGACCTTTGCTGATGGCGTCCCGCGCGAGGGCCTGTCACGCCAGCATGTCCTCACACGCATTGGCGTCATGTCCCTAATCCGGAAGAAGGTAACAGGTTCCgctacttttccctgctgccatGCACAAGTTTGCCTCCGGGCCCATGGTTCTGACGTAGCTCTGGCCTGTTGGATCAGGTCCAGGAGTTCGAGCACGTCAACGGCCAGTGGTCTATGCCCTGGATGATGGAGCTGGAAGAGAACAAGAAGGCGGCCCGGCCTGATTCTCCTGGGAACCCCAAAACACCGTCCACGGGGACACCGGCAGACACCCAGCCAAACACACCCGCCCCGGGTAATCACACCCTTCCTTGTTGGTCTTAAGTGGTCACGTGTCCTGCCGCCATTGGCTGCTTCTCCCCTCTGTTGTCATGATGTGCTTTCTGTGCTGAAGGTTACACTGTCCTGTCAGCCTGCTTCCATACAGTTGTAACACCAtttgtgccccccctccccagcccctAAAACGCCCCCTACTGGCACACCTGCAGACACGCAGCCCAACACACCTGCCACAGGT
Protein-coding sequences here:
- the chd4b gene encoding chromodomain-helicase-DNA-binding protein 4 isoform X5; its protein translation is MSGSEDDRDDFGAPEDRSLIQDDDDLDEEMSDGDAPKVKKKKKAKRSRESKSGKRQRVRREDLAGSSPEAVEGLDAEDGDEEEGAGVRSDSEGSDYTPGRKKKKRGSSAKERKRGTSGEREKISGSSSNKSKRKEPEPEDEEDEDDDNQEPKTSAQLLDEWGMEDIDHVFTQEDYGTLTNYKAFSQFVRPLIAAKNPKIAVSKMMMVLGAKWREFSTNNPLRGSASATAALAAANVAAAVESMVASGTEVGPVSGTVGLASTTPVAPAPAAAAQPQVPPVAPLRKAKTKEGKGPNARKKPKAPPKPPEKKVKTKKVAPLKIKLGGFNSNKRKRSSSEEDEVDVDSDFDDGSLNSFSVSDGSNSRSSRSKKKSKTSKKKKKEEDGDGYETDHQDYCEVCQQGGEIILCDTCPRAYHMVCLDPDMEKAPEGKWSCPHCEKEGVQWEAREDGSEGEEDNEGEGRRDGGDTEEDDHHMEFCRVCKDGGELLCCDSCPSSYHIHCLNPPLPEIPNGEWICPRCTCPPMKGKVQKILTWRWREPPPPTPVPRPPNLPDDAPDPAPLAGRPEREFFVKWSNMSYWHCSWVSELQLELHCQVMFRNYQRKNDMDEPPPVDFGGEGDEDKSTKRKNKDPYFAQMEERFYRFGIKMEWMMIHRILNHSVDKKNNIHYLIKWRDLPYDQASWESEDMDIQEYDAYKLMYWNHRELMMGDDGRPSKKLKMKLSRIKKLDRPPANPVVDPTIKFERQPEYLDSTGGTLHPYQLEGLNWLRFSWAQGTDTILADEMGLGKTVQTAVFLYSLYKEGHSKGPFLVSAPLSTIINWEREFEMWAPDMYVVTYVGDKDSRAVIRENEFTFEDNAIRGGKKASRMKKEASVKFHVLLTSYELITIDMAILGSIQWACLVVDEAHRLKNNQSKFFRVLNNYHLQHKLLLTGTPLQNNLEELFHLLNFLTPERFNNLEGFLEEFADIAKEDQIKKLHDMLGPHMLRRLKADVFKNMPSKTELIVRVELSPMQKKYYKFILTRNFEALNTRGGGNQVSLLNVVMDLKKCCNHPYLFPAAAMEAPKMPNGMYDGSALTKAAGKLMLLHKMLKKLKEGGHRVLIFSQMTKMLDLLEDFLENEGYKYERIDGGVTGGMRQEAIDRFNAPGAPQFAFLLSTRAGGLGINLATADTVIIYDSDWNPHNDIQAFSRAHRIGQNKKVMIYRFVTKASVEERITQVAKKKMMLTHLVVRPGLGSKTGSMSKQELDDILKFGTEELFKDEIGEGDNKEEDSSVIHYDDKAIERLLDRNQDATDDTEIQSMNEYLSSFKVAQYVVKDEDEEEEVQREIIKQEESVDPDYWEKLLRHHYEQQQEDLARNLGKGKRIRKQVNYNDGSQEDRDWQDDQSDNQSDYSVASEEGDEDFDERSEGNSRRPSRKGLRNDKDKPLPPLLARVGGNIEVLGFNARQRKAFLNAVMRYGMPPQDAFTTQWLVRDLRGKSEKEFKAYVSLFMRHLCEPGADGAETFADGVPREGLSRQHVLTRIGVMSLIRKKVQEFEHVNGQWSMPWMMELEENKKAARPDSPGNPKTPSTGTPADTQPNTPAPAPKTPPTGTPADTQPNTPATEDPSKSEDSVKEEKTEGGEDKEGKESNKTQEPEIIEIPDEEKKPPSPQKKEKESEVVEKDGVSGEVDREKQEAEKEKLMEAAEEKGSPKEVKGEGSEVKAKQDESEAKAEEKKEEKLEKMDTSPPADEKKDQKDDKDKTEEPAKLQNGDSAKDGGVVGAEEKKKAAKQRFMFNIADGGFTELHSLWQNEERAATVTKKTYEIWHRRHDYWLLAGIIQHGYARWQDIQNDVKYAILNEPFKGEMNRGNFLEIKNKFLARRFKLLEQALVIEEQLRRAAYLNMSEDPSHPSMALNTRFSEVECLAESHQHLSKESMSGNKPANAVLHKVLKQLEELLSDMKADVTRLPATIARIPPVAVRLQMSERNILSRLASRGSDTQTQQVTQQ